A DNA window from Thermosynechococcaceae cyanobacterium Okahandja contains the following coding sequences:
- a CDS encoding metalloregulator ArsR/SmtB family transcription factor, which yields MPQASSRPVSDRPSRTIQLGFHALAEPLRLEVIHILDAQELCVCDLCDRLNLSPSKLSFHLRALRQANLVVSRQEGRWVYYRLNRPQFQALMDYLAQFTSGDIAMGRVCS from the coding sequence ATGCCCCAAGCCTCGTCTCGCCCGGTGAGCGATCGCCCCAGTCGTACGATTCAGCTTGGCTTCCATGCCCTTGCAGAGCCACTTCGCCTTGAGGTGATCCACATTTTGGATGCTCAGGAGTTGTGCGTTTGTGATTTGTGCGATCGCCTCAACCTCTCGCCATCGAAGCTATCGTTTCATTTACGAGCCTTGCGACAGGCTAATTTAGTGGTGTCTCGTCAGGAGGGGCGCTGGGTGTACTATCGCCTAAATCGTCCTCAGTTTCAGGCGCTGATGGACTATTTGGCGCAGTTTACTTCGGGAGACATTGCCATGGGGCGGGTCTGCTCCTAG